One region of Drosophila kikkawai strain 14028-0561.14 chromosome 2R, DkikHiC1v2, whole genome shotgun sequence genomic DNA includes:
- the LOC108085282 gene encoding uncharacterized protein: MLLKYFALPIITQLLVATAKPINPGFDDPQQKALEKEAKEETVNLLNSLFRSQIEYFTEVNANLNPQTKRAADIRLYITRLNQAIAESELDEKDKMWLDIFEEFKGSPLLLNREEETGLTDMQYKIVLTGKKLQDISTAFVSDVADYFWKMAKISGKVVENHFDGKNRLPSPTS; the protein is encoded by the exons ATGCTGCTCAAATATTTTGCTTTGCCAATAATAACCCAG CTCTTGGTGGCGACCGCTAAGCCAATTAACCCAGGATTTGATGATCCACAACAGAAGGCGTTGGAAAAGGAGGCCAAGGAGGAGACAGTAAATCTTCTGAACTCCCTTTTTCGCTCTCAGATCGAATATTTCACGGAGGTGAATGCCAACCTGAATCCACAAACGAAGAGGGCCGCTGATATCCGTCTGTATATTACGCGATTGAACCAAGCCATTGCTGAGAGTGAGCTGGACGAAAAGGATAAAATGTGGCTGGACATTTTCGAAGAA TTCAAGGGCTCTCCTTTGCTATTAAACCGGGAGGAGGAGACAGGTCTCACCGATATGCAATACAAAATCGTGTTAACGGGCAAAAAATTGCAGGACATATCAACTGCATTCGTATCGGATGTTGCTGATTATTTCTGGAAAATGGCCAAGATCAGTGGAAAAGTGGTTGAGAACCACTTCGACGGTAAAAATCGCCTCCCAAGTCCTACATCCTAG
- the LOC138928035 gene encoding uncharacterized protein, whose translation MKSLLLIALILALGSCHGAEFAEPMSAQDRSLSSVAADGLESLKVVLRNGAPNHGIPVLAPAKLAKKSVKFSTGELSFDGEVEDLILEGLDAYEVLIMNVDVFRSRVTSTLKWSSLNVTTQYKADVGSGYRVQREGGAFFALEDLVIEARINYSLGVISKKLGVKDVLVYPSVGNVNSQIENLSKYRILNRKMNEVIEEFVTLTINDNTDFVADWVNEFATPICNEMIGDRTLSDIIGIITGGGN comes from the exons ATGAAGTCCCTCCTCTTGATTGCACTTATCTTGGCCCTTGGCAGCTGTCACGGCGCCGAATTCGCTGAACCTATGTCCG CTCAGGACCGGTCCCTTTCCAGCGTGGCTGCTGACGGTCTGGAGTCCCTTAAGGTAGTTCTCCGCAACGGAGCTCCGAATCACGGAATTCCCGTATTGGCTCCTGCGAAGCTTGCTAAGAAATCCGTCAAGTTCAGCACAGGAGAGCTCAGTTTTGACGGTGAAGTCGAGGACCTTATACTGGAGGGTCTGGATGCGTACGAAGTGCTCATCATGAATGTGGACGTGTTCCGAAGCCGCGTTACGTCGACGCTAAAATGGAGTAGTCTTAATGTCACCACTCAGTACAAGGCGGATGTGGGCAGTGGCTATCGCGTGCAGCGCGAAGGTGGCGCCTTCTTTGCCCTTGAAGACTTGGTCATTGAGGCCAGAATCAACTACTCGCTGGGCGTGATATCCAAGAAACTGGGCGTGAAGGACGTCCTGGTCTACCCATCGGTGGGCAATGTGAACTCGCAAATCGAGAACCTCTCCAAGTACCGCATCCTGAACCGCAAGATGAACGAAGTCATCGAAGAGTTCGTCACCCTAACAATCAACGACAACACAGACTTCGTCGCGGATTGGGTCAACGAGTTTGCCACCCCCATTTGCAACGAGATGATCGGAGACCGCACTTTGAGCGACATCATCGGCATTATCACGGGAGGAGGAAACTAA
- the LOC108085261 gene encoding uncharacterized protein — MKIFVALLAFVAVVSAASVGEPIGTHSISSTIVGVIEGVQEQMPCGFAGLGIPPLAPLRVDHQEVNIDTDALKAQGTIDHFRLNGLNDFDIDEMKVNAITSKVTFRFSFRDVNVDTQYDLKVLLKKFGFTINLIGAGHAKFAIKDMVIWGTLKYSLGVISGNLKLKTLEVRTHLGEVDSEIEGMLGDGVINEKMNEYLAEAVELAINENEDLIADTIESIALPAVNSVLDDVSLAEIVSGAGGGEGGEKEVCIPPEFEW; from the exons atgaaaatcttTGTGGctcttttggcttttgtggcCGTCGTCAGCGCGGCTTCGGTGGGCGAGCCTATTG GCACCCACTCGATCTCCAGCACGATTGTTGGTGTAATCGAGGGCGTGCAGGAGCAGATGCCTTGTGGCTTCGCCGGGCTGGGCATTCCGCCCTTGGCCCCCCTGAGGGTCGACCACCAGGAGGTCAACATCGACACCGACGCTTTGAAGGCACAGGGAACCATCGACCACTTCCGCCTGAATGGCCTCAACGACTTCGATATCGATGAGATGAAGGTCAACGCTATCACCAGCAAGGTCACCTTCAGGTTCAGCTTCCGCGACGTGAACGTGGACACCCAGTACGACCTGAAAGTCTTGCTCAAGAAGTTCGGCTTCACCATTAACCTTATCGGAGCTGGCCATGCCAAGTTCGCCATCAAGGATATGGTCATCTGGGGCACCCTTAAGTACTCTCTGGGCGTGATTAGCGGAAACTTGAAGCTCAAGACCCTGGAGGTGCGCACCCACCTGGGTGAGGTCGACTCCGAGATCGAGGGCATGCTCGGCGATGGCGTCATCAACGAGAAGATGAACGAGTATCTGGCCGAGGCCGTCGAGCTGGCCATTAACGAGAACGAGGATCTGATCGCCGACACCATTGAGAGCATCGCCCTGCCCGCAGTTAACAGCGTCCTTGATGACGTCAGCCTGGCCGAGATCGTCTCTGGAGCCGGTGGCGGCGAGGGTGGCGAGAAGGAGGTGTGCATTCCTCCCGAGTTCGAGTGGTAA
- the LOC108085280 gene encoding uncharacterized protein — protein MKAIVCVFVALLACVAAYEVELLSEEQWDKLVERNPVKPDTQGLILNSSAKKAIKGLINQMPCGWPEYGIPPVAPYTNADLRIHLVESVVDSLLQFLRFRLDGLDGLEIKKLKVSYTFSKKVKFHFKFKEIKASAHFLDTNTFVDLLRKLGLSVRYESSGPMSFSLEDLSIQGEFKYKMPFIFGSIKIYKFQVAITLGGVSSNIGGIMGNGRINEFINDVIDKEVPAFINGNQAAISSTISEVFGPVVNSFLSGHKIWYLFSLLGATSGTCNPTPAPWLAVESRKID, from the exons ATGAAAGCTATCGTCTGTGTTTTTGTGGCCCTTTTGGCCTGCGTAGCAGCCTACGAGGTGGAGCTTCTGAGCGAGGAGCAATGGGACAAGCTGGTCGAGCGCAATC CCGTCAAGCCCGATACTCAGGGACTGATCTTGAACTCATCGGCCAAGAAGGCCATTAAGGGTCTGATTAACCAAATGCCCTGCGGCTGGCCCGAGTACGGAATCCCGCCAGTGGCCCCCTATACCAATGCTGATCTGCGAATTCACTTGGTCGAGTCGGTTGTCGA TTCCCTGTTGCAGTTCCTGCGCTTCCGTCTCGATGGCCTTGATGGTCTCGAGATCAAGAAGCTGAAGGTCAGTTACACCTTTAGCAAGAAGGTTAAGTTCCACTTCAAGTTCAAGGAGATTAAGGCCAGTGCCCACTTCCTGGACACTAACACCTTTGTCGATCTGCTGAGGAAGTTGGGTCTGTCTGTGCGCTACGAGAGCTCTGGACCCATGTCCTTTAGCCTGGAGGACCTGTCCATTCAGGGCGAGTTCAAGTACAAGATGCCCTTCATCTTCGGCTCCATCAAGATCTACAAGTTCCAGGTCGCCATTACCCTGGGTGGCGTGTCCTCCAACATTGGCGGAATCATGGGCAACGGCAGGATCAACGAGTTTATCAACGACGTTATCGACAAGGAGGTGCCGGCCTTCATCAATGGCAACCAGGCGGCCATCAGCTCAACGATTTCTGAGGTCTTCGGTCCGGTTGTTAACTCGTTCCTGTCGGGTCACAAGATCTGGTACCTATTCAGCCTGCTGGGTGCCACCTCCGGCACCTGCAACCCCACACCCGCCCCCTGGCTGGCCGTGGAGTCCAGGAAGATAGACTAA
- the LOC108085279 gene encoding uncharacterized protein translates to MRFLLVLACLVAACAAGTLPNRVEQRLMELADQNGDIDLFVEPEEGAVEVAPQFILSWQARRFIRKAQKQMECGWPQYGIPVLAPLRINEFDLDFKKGIFETLNNVFHLKIAGLNDFKIKKFKLNVITSKVTFDFIFSNIDTTAQKYSTDTLIDALRQLGLSVEYEGSGELLFDLINLRIAGTLKYKLPMLWGSAKITSLKTTISLESVESDISGFMGNGKINRAINRQVENIVVKAINGNQQAISDTIEDTIVPRVNKMLKGKDFWTLVDLILSSSDGESEDDPIVVDCDPAADPWA, encoded by the exons ATGCGTTTCCTGCTAGTCTTGGCCTGCCTGGTGGCCGCCTGTGCCGCCGGCACTCTGCCCAACCGAGTGGAGCAGCGTCTGATGGAGCTGGCAGATCAGAATGGCGACATCGATCTGTTTGTGGAGCCCGAGGAGGGAGCCGTCGAAG TTGCGCCGCAGTTCATTTTGTCCTGGCAGGCACGTCGCTTCATCCGCAAGGCCCAGAAGCAGATGGAGTGCGGATGGCCCCAGTACGGTATTCCGGTGCTGGCTCCTCTTCGCATCAACGAATTCGACCTGGACTTCAAGAAGGGCATATTCGAGACTCTGAACAACGTTTTCCACCTCAAGATCGCCGGCCTGAACGACTTCAAGATCAAGAAGTTCAAGCTGAACGTGATCACCAGCAAGGTGACCTTCGACTTCATTTTCAGCAACATCGACACCACCGCCCAGAAGTACAGCACTGACACCCTGATCGATGCCCTGCGCCAGTTGGGTCTGTCCGTGGAGTACGAGGGATCCGGCGAGCTGCTCTTCGACCTGATCAACCTGCGCATTGCCGGCACCCTGAAATACAAGCTGCCCATGCTGTGGGGCTCCGCCAAGATCACCTCGCTCAAGACCACCATCTCCCTGGAGTCCGTGGAGTCGGACATCAGTGGATTCATGGGCAATGGCAAGATCAACCGCGCCATTAACCGCCAGGTAGAGAACATCGTGGTGAAGGCCATCAATGGCAACCAGCAGGCCATTTCCGACACCATCGAGGACACCATTGTTCCGCGTGTGAACAAGATGCTGAAGGGCAAGGACTTCTGGACTCTCGTGGACCTGATCCTGTCCAGCAGCGATGGCGAGAGCGAGGATGATCCGATTGTCGTCGACTGCGATCCCGCTGCCGATCCCTGGGCTTAG
- the LOC108085281 gene encoding uncharacterized protein produces MRTCVILVTLLCCSSLGSAKLFDDELRELTEFLRLQMRCGYPARGVPILAPAQIAYKEIATRTENFGCQGNFTELILEGLDGYEFSKLEWNNVLHTIKFDMNFPKISVKSSNYKLDILASLFGSDFSLWGDGALALELINFRAYGSFIIRPKSATSGVYVKSWKVKWELGEARSQTTGIMNSRLYTKFINDLIKEYLEVMINDNPTEVSQFMEDLIVPPMNMVLENVAWYEITAIILGLVEGILPVEPIC; encoded by the exons ATGAGAACTTGTGTGATTTTGGTGACCCTTCTCTGCTGCAGCTCCTTGGGCTCCGCCAAGCTGTTCGACGATGAGCTGCGAGAACTGACGGAGTTCCTTCGTCTGCAGATGCGGTGTGGTTATCCAGCAAGGGGAGTTCCTATTTTGGCACCAGCTCAGATTGCCTACAAGGAAATCGCTACGAGAACAGAAAACTTCGG CTGCCAGGGAAACTTCACTGAACTCATTCTCGAGGGTCTAGATGGCTACGAGTTCTCCAAGCTGGAATGGAACAACGTTCTGCACACCATCAAGTTCGACATGAACTTTCCCAAGATATCCGTGAAGAGCTCCAACTACAAACTGGACATCTTGGCTAGTCTCTTCGGATCCGACTTCTCCCTGTGGGGTGATGGAGCGCTCGCTCTCGAATTGATCAACTTCCGAGCCTACGGTAGCTTCATTATCCGTCCAAAATCGGCGACCAGTGGCGTGTATGTGAAGAGCTGGAAGGTCAAATGGGAGTTGGGAGAGGCCAGGTCCCAGACCACGGGCATTATGAACAGCCGCCTCTACACGAAGTTCATTAACGACCTCATCAAGGAGTATCTGGAGGTCATGATCAACGACAACCCCACCGAAGTCTCTCAGTTTATGGAGGATCTTATTGTGCCACCAATGAATATGGTGCTGGAGAATGTGGCCTGGTACGAGATTACGGCTATCATTCTGGGCCTGGTCGAGGGCATTCTGCCGGTGGAGCCAATTTGCTGA